In Streptomyces sp. NBC_00483, a single window of DNA contains:
- a CDS encoding DNA alkylation repair protein, giving the protein MPVTAPPASVLADTLLARLPEVYGAAADPERAAQMRAYMKDVAPFLGLTSPVRRELTKAVLDGTPRPDESDLTAVALRCWALPEREYAYFGIDYLRRHVRRLTSGFLPVARELVTTVPWWDTVDHLAAHIVGGLVAADPKLRADMDAWIADENLWVARTALLHQLRHKDATDTDRLFAYCLRQSGHPDFFIRKAIGWALREYAKTDADAVRSFVAAHRDTLSPLSVREALKNVGG; this is encoded by the coding sequence GTGCCCGTCACCGCGCCGCCCGCCAGCGTTCTCGCCGACACGCTCCTCGCCCGGCTCCCCGAGGTGTACGGCGCGGCCGCCGACCCCGAGCGGGCGGCGCAGATGCGCGCGTACATGAAGGACGTGGCCCCCTTTCTCGGCCTCACCTCGCCCGTGCGCCGGGAGCTGACCAAGGCCGTGCTCGACGGCACGCCGCGTCCCGACGAGAGCGACCTCACCGCCGTCGCACTGCGCTGCTGGGCGCTGCCCGAGCGCGAGTACGCCTACTTCGGAATCGACTACCTGCGCCGCCATGTGCGACGCCTCACATCCGGCTTCCTGCCCGTCGCGCGCGAACTGGTCACGACCGTGCCGTGGTGGGACACCGTGGACCATCTGGCGGCGCACATCGTCGGCGGCCTCGTCGCGGCCGACCCGAAGCTGCGCGCCGACATGGACGCGTGGATCGCGGACGAGAACCTCTGGGTCGCCAGGACGGCGCTCCTCCACCAGCTCCGTCACAAGGACGCCACCGACACCGACCGGCTCTTCGCCTACTGCCTGCGGCAGTCCGGACACCCCGACTTCTTCATCCGCAAGGCGATCGGCTGGGCCCTGCGCGAATACGCCAAGACCGACGCCGACGCCGTACGGTCCTTCGTCGCCGCGCACCGGGACACCCTCAGCCCGCTCTCGGTGCGCGAGGCCCTGAAGAACGTAGGCGGGTAA